A section of the Leptospira noumeaensis genome encodes:
- the fcpB gene encoding flagellar-coiling protein FcpB — protein sequence MKIKLILPILLLNIGVFAQTGSSETGSTSAGIDPTQSGKSITETEKELDDNISEVNKRLRLHTVLFKMKVRTLPHRTILYKGKPSADGERCEAADKQEAQDNTCLHLEVFDFVGSEDGRSGKNLGAKFKKMELFFEGANNADPDPRKEQPRNLTKIRTYIYQNNFVLEDKIISVIADVAPNGAAAHDDKLELFYQHDDYPVWGTPETPSEKGVGKYILSNVENTKTNPIRNNFKKQFYFKNLDYFDKLFTKLFDYNDRDSNKHYKKNVEALKSSLKY from the coding sequence ATGAAAATAAAATTAATACTCCCCATCCTTTTGCTCAACATTGGGGTTTTCGCTCAAACTGGTAGCTCGGAAACAGGTTCCACATCTGCGGGAATTGATCCTACTCAATCCGGTAAATCCATTACTGAGACGGAAAAAGAATTAGATGATAATATTTCTGAAGTGAATAAACGCCTTCGTTTACACACAGTTTTATTTAAAATGAAAGTGAGAACTCTTCCTCACCGCACGATCCTTTACAAAGGAAAACCAAGTGCTGACGGAGAAAGATGTGAAGCTGCTGACAAACAAGAAGCACAAGATAACACTTGTTTGCATCTAGAAGTTTTTGACTTTGTTGGTAGTGAAGATGGTCGTTCTGGAAAAAACTTAGGTGCAAAATTCAAAAAGATGGAACTCTTTTTTGAAGGTGCTAACAATGCTGATCCAGATCCAAGAAAAGAACAACCACGTAACCTAACTAAAATTAGAACTTACATCTACCAAAACAACTTTGTATTAGAAGACAAAATTATCTCTGTGATTGCTGACGTTGCGCCAAATGGAGCTGCGGCTCATGATGATAAATTGGAACTATTCTACCAACATGATGATTATCCTGTTTGGGGAACTCCAGAAACTCCTTCTGAAAAAGGTGTTGGTAAATACATTCTTTCTAATGTGGAAAATACAAAAACTAACCCAATTCGAAACAATTTTAAAAAACAATTCTACTTCAAAAACTTGGACTACTTCGACAAACTGTTTACAAAACTTTTCGATTACAATGATCGAGATTCCAATAAACATTATAAGAAAAACGTAGAAGCATTGAAGAGTTCTTTAAAATACTAA